From Candoia aspera isolate rCanAsp1 chromosome 4, rCanAsp1.hap2, whole genome shotgun sequence, a single genomic window includes:
- the CHRNE gene encoding acetylcholine receptor subunit epsilon isoform X1 gives MKAVGSLGQNLWLGLLLCWAALGSPEGNKELQLFNRLFANYDKSRWPVRRVGEVLKISLKLTLTNLISLNTKEETLTTNVWITQEWVDYRLNFSSEEYDKALRVPADLVWLPDIVLENNIDGNFDVSYSVNVLIYPGGNVYWLPPAIYRSSCPIEVTYFPFDWQNCSLVFRSKTHNAKEIELQYGLDDNTQEPAKQIIIDPKAFTENGEWAIRHLPARQLLAPTTGLEAPGFSEIHYFLVIQRKPLFYIINIIVPCVLISSLVVLVYFLPAQAGGQKCTVSISVLLAQTVFLFLIAQKVPETSLSVPLIGKYLLFVMTVATLIVMNCVVVLNVSLRSPSTHLMSPNLKHLFLKILPHYLGSTIGPAGDEPQDASRPRRHSSFSIMVKAEEYILKKARSEILFEHQGQRHGLQRAPNYDGLDVQMTTVLYKNLSSLAPEIKECVDACNFITKSTKDQNADGAEIENWVLIGQMIDKLCFWIAILLFTTGTLAIFFMGHLNTVPEDPFPGQEDQ, from the exons ATGAAGGCGGTGGGCAGCCTGGGCCAAAACCTGTGGCTGGggctgcttctctgctgggcagCCCTCG ggtCTCCAGAGGGCAACAAGGAGCTCCAGCTCTTCAACCGCCTCTTTGCCAACTATGACAAGTCCAGGTGGCCGGTGCGCAGGGTGGGCGAAGTGCTGAAGATCTCTCTGAAGCTGACCCTCACCAACCTCATCTCCCTG aacACCAAAGAGGAGACCCTCACCACCAATGTCTGGATTA CTCAGGAATGGGTGGACTATCGGCTGAACTTTAGCAGCGAGGAGTACGACAAAGCCCTCCGAGTCCCAGCCGACCTGGTGTGGTTGCCGGACATTGTCCTGGAGAACAA CATCGATGGCAACTTTGACGTGTCCTATTCTGTCAACGTGCTGATCTACCCCGGGGGAAACGTGTACTGGCTCCCCCCCGCCATCTACCGCAGCTCCTGCCCCATCGAGGTCACTTACTTCCCCTTTGACTGGCAAAACTGCTCCCTCGTTTTCCG CTCGAAAACACACAACGCCAAAGAAATAGAACTCCAGTATGGACTTGATGACAATACCCAGGAACCAGCGAAGCAGATCATAATTGACCCAAAGGCTTTCACAG AGAACGGGGAGTGGGCCATCCGGCACCTCCCAGCCCGCCAGCTCCTGGCCCCCACGACCGGTCTTGAGGCCCCTGGCTTCTCCGAGATCCACTACTTCCTCGTCATCCAGCGCAAGCCTCTCTTCTATATCATCAACATCATCGTGCCCTGCGTCCTGATCTCCTCCCTGGTAGTCCTGGTGTACTTCCTGCCTGCCCAGG CCGGAGGACAGAAGTGCACTGTCAGCATCTCGGTCCTGCTGGCCCAGACGGTCTTCCTCTTCCTGATCGCCCAGAAGGTGCCCGAGACGTCGCTCAGTGTCCCCCTCATTGGCAA GTACCTGCTCTTTGTGATGACAGTGGCCACGCTGATTGTCATGAACTGTGTTGTCGTGCTGAACGTCTCCCTGCGCAGCCCCAGCACCCATCTCATGTCCCCGAACCTCAAACAT CTCTTCCTGAAGATCCTCCCACACTACTTGGGCTCCACCATAGGGCCAGCAGGGGATGAGCCCCAGGACGCCTCCCGCCCTCGCCGGCACAGCTCCTTCTCCATTATGGTCAAGGCCGAGGAGTACATCCTAAAAAAGGCCCGGAGTGAGATCCTGTTTGAGCACCAGGGGCAGCGGCACGGGCTGCAGAGGGCACCCAACTATG ATGGGCTGGATGTGCAGATGACCACCGTCTTGTACAAGAACCTATCCAGCCTGGCACCGGAGATCAAGGAATGTGTGGACGCTTGCAACTTCATCaccaagagcaccaaggaccagAATGCTGATGGGGCG GAGATCGAGAACTGGGTGCTGATTGGGCAGATGATAGACAAGCTGTGCTTCTGGATTGCCATCTTGCTCTTCACCACTGGCACTCTTGCCATCTTCTTCATGGGGCACCTCAACACGGTGCCCGAGGACCCCTTCCCAGGCCAGGAagaccagtag
- the CHRNE gene encoding acetylcholine receptor subunit epsilon isoform X2 has translation MKAVGSLGQNLWLGLLLCWAALGSPEGNKELQLFNRLFANYDKSRWPVRRVGEVLKISLKLTLTNLISLNTKEETLTTNVWITQEWVDYRLNFSSEEYDKALRVPADLVWLPDIVLENNSKTHNAKEIELQYGLDDNTQEPAKQIIIDPKAFTENGEWAIRHLPARQLLAPTTGLEAPGFSEIHYFLVIQRKPLFYIINIIVPCVLISSLVVLVYFLPAQAGGQKCTVSISVLLAQTVFLFLIAQKVPETSLSVPLIGKYLLFVMTVATLIVMNCVVVLNVSLRSPSTHLMSPNLKHLFLKILPHYLGSTIGPAGDEPQDASRPRRHSSFSIMVKAEEYILKKARSEILFEHQGQRHGLQRAPNYDGLDVQMTTVLYKNLSSLAPEIKECVDACNFITKSTKDQNADGAEIENWVLIGQMIDKLCFWIAILLFTTGTLAIFFMGHLNTVPEDPFPGQEDQ, from the exons ATGAAGGCGGTGGGCAGCCTGGGCCAAAACCTGTGGCTGGggctgcttctctgctgggcagCCCTCG ggtCTCCAGAGGGCAACAAGGAGCTCCAGCTCTTCAACCGCCTCTTTGCCAACTATGACAAGTCCAGGTGGCCGGTGCGCAGGGTGGGCGAAGTGCTGAAGATCTCTCTGAAGCTGACCCTCACCAACCTCATCTCCCTG aacACCAAAGAGGAGACCCTCACCACCAATGTCTGGATTA CTCAGGAATGGGTGGACTATCGGCTGAACTTTAGCAGCGAGGAGTACGACAAAGCCCTCCGAGTCCCAGCCGACCTGGTGTGGTTGCCGGACATTGTCCTGGAGAACAA CTCGAAAACACACAACGCCAAAGAAATAGAACTCCAGTATGGACTTGATGACAATACCCAGGAACCAGCGAAGCAGATCATAATTGACCCAAAGGCTTTCACAG AGAACGGGGAGTGGGCCATCCGGCACCTCCCAGCCCGCCAGCTCCTGGCCCCCACGACCGGTCTTGAGGCCCCTGGCTTCTCCGAGATCCACTACTTCCTCGTCATCCAGCGCAAGCCTCTCTTCTATATCATCAACATCATCGTGCCCTGCGTCCTGATCTCCTCCCTGGTAGTCCTGGTGTACTTCCTGCCTGCCCAGG CCGGAGGACAGAAGTGCACTGTCAGCATCTCGGTCCTGCTGGCCCAGACGGTCTTCCTCTTCCTGATCGCCCAGAAGGTGCCCGAGACGTCGCTCAGTGTCCCCCTCATTGGCAA GTACCTGCTCTTTGTGATGACAGTGGCCACGCTGATTGTCATGAACTGTGTTGTCGTGCTGAACGTCTCCCTGCGCAGCCCCAGCACCCATCTCATGTCCCCGAACCTCAAACAT CTCTTCCTGAAGATCCTCCCACACTACTTGGGCTCCACCATAGGGCCAGCAGGGGATGAGCCCCAGGACGCCTCCCGCCCTCGCCGGCACAGCTCCTTCTCCATTATGGTCAAGGCCGAGGAGTACATCCTAAAAAAGGCCCGGAGTGAGATCCTGTTTGAGCACCAGGGGCAGCGGCACGGGCTGCAGAGGGCACCCAACTATG ATGGGCTGGATGTGCAGATGACCACCGTCTTGTACAAGAACCTATCCAGCCTGGCACCGGAGATCAAGGAATGTGTGGACGCTTGCAACTTCATCaccaagagcaccaaggaccagAATGCTGATGGGGCG GAGATCGAGAACTGGGTGCTGATTGGGCAGATGATAGACAAGCTGTGCTTCTGGATTGCCATCTTGCTCTTCACCACTGGCACTCTTGCCATCTTCTTCATGGGGCACCTCAACACGGTGCCCGAGGACCCCTTCCCAGGCCAGGAagaccagtag
- the GP1BA gene encoding platelet glycoprotein Ib alpha chain, whose translation MLCTLRLEVLLLGCSYLKGNPQSPGPLQRQSLEFTHLLVGLEGWLQQQLAGGRGTKGGLENQPGSSSPGLHLGGQIKPHPSTPPTPPLAAGLYLASVGRAGRHIHTTLVAKMGQAEKDHHPCGQGAEAPGSCSLATEPGLPLLRSLPAGLPALRHAIPLEGPLTPGDFPQRTLKRRGGGAPQPSQHHLSRSLGLECSQCASQEHQSKMLQGLLAPLLLVLFAAVAAAMPPPEHCESEMNKIKDLLQVSCVGKGLTIIPTGLPKDTGILLLSSNRLAQVTTAFFQHLQQLSELDLSNNSLEALDTSTPLPNLQQLLLSHNGLESLPAFPGLPSLKRLALGHNNISQLPKGGFRGLGQLRDLELQGNRLQSLPSGAFQGLRELRDLDLSENLLEALPPDLLAELPNLEILRLERNRLRHVPDGFFSEEALYAYVYLAENPWRCDCQLVYLRDWILENEISVYTRTSVQEQGSEKVVTENEPGSVQCHEPPKEKGQPVMHFQAACRKLGDEEKMEDGEHTADDPGTLAPTPPSLKPTTGVPPSTLLPAPSSLSHSPITAITPTGASPTTTSTSTFSSTPTSHVPSTAVNVPTTITMATFTLSTTGVIVERPTATSSVPTPGSSTTPPPTAPPKTSSVPTAATATSPTAFAHRSTAPMRTAPVPQSTLPPARTVARRPPSTLALVPSTAPVRTSPRISASISTRYPSPPPSSKPAVHCLCPALPVRVLGVATHKGSPANWPAGYCCLLRLILYVVCLALVALPTLAVLCWLGWAYLSWYQPALQGAPGARLVGNQQWQKVTPKEWRLKTAEAPSPMAGPQIYHVCKKFRIGPSRHVTWLLISLPGSASEWPWGRGQDRLSSYSLDRGRDTIGAVRVKYAADSL comes from the exons ATGCTCTGCACGCTCCGCTTGGAGGTCCTCCTTCTGGGGTGCTCTTACCTCAAGGGGAACCCCCAAAGCCCAGGGCCCCTGCAAAGGCAGTCCCTTGAATTCACACACCTGCTGGTGGGCCTGGAGGGCTGGCTCCAGCAGCAGCTGGCTGGTGGGAGAGGGACCAAGGGAGGGCTGGAAAACCAGCCAGGCTCTTCCTCCCCAGGCCTCCATCTGGGCGGACAGATAAAGCCCCATCcctccaccccccccaccccacccctagcAGCCGGCCTTTATCTGGCTTCCGTGGGGAGGGCAGGACGCCACATTCACACAACCCTTGTGGCTAAGATGGGACAGGCAGAGAAGGACCACCACCCTTGCGGCCAGGGGGCAGAGGCTCCCGGCTCCTGCAGCCTTGCAACCGAGCCGGGCCTCCCTTTGCTCAGGTCTCTGCCAGCCGGGCTGCCAGCCCTCAGGCATGCGATCCCCTTGGAAGGCCCCTTAACCCCAGGGGACTTCCCCCAAAGGACCCTGaagcggcggggggggggagctccCCAGCCATCGCAACACCACCTGAGCCGCAGCCTGGGCCTGGAGTGCAGCCAGTGTGCAAGTCAGGAGCATCAGAGCAAG ATGCTGCAGGGTCTGCTGGCCCCACTCCTCCTGGTTCTCTTTGCTGCTGTGGCGGCAGCCATGCCTCCCCCAGAGCACTGCGAATCTGAGATGAACAAGATCAAGGATCTGCTCCAGGTGAGCTGTGTGGGCAAGGGGCTGACCATCATTCCCACTGGGTTGCCCAAGGACACGGGGATCCTGCTTCTCAGCTCCAACCGCCTGGCCCAGGTTACCACAGCCTTCTTCCAGCACCTGCAGCAGCTGAGTGAGCTGGACCTGTCCAACAACAGCCTGGAAGCCCTGGATACCAGCACACCACTGCCCAATCTCCAGCAGCTGCTCCTGTCCCATAATGGCCTGGAGAGCCTGCCCGCTTTTCCAGGACTGCCCAGCCTGAAGCGCCTGGCCCTGGGGCACAACAACATCTCCCAGCTGCCCAAGGGGGGCTTCCGCGGCCTGGGCCAGCTGCGTGACCTGGAGCTCCAAGGCAACCGCCTGCAGAGCCTGCCCTCAGGAGCCTTCCAGGGCCTGCGGGAACTGAGGGACCTGGACCTATCAGAGAACCTCCTGGAGGCGCTGCCCCCAGACCTGCTGGCCGAGCTGCCCAACCTGGAGATCCTGCGGCTGGAAAGGAATCGGCTGCGGCACGTGCCAGATGGCTTCTTTTCTGAGGAGGCCTTGTATGCCTATGTCTACCTGGCAGAGAACCCCTGGCGGTGTGACTGCCAGCTGGTGTACCTGCGGGACTGGATCCTCGAGAATGAGATCAGCGTGTACACTCGCACATCTGTGCAGGAGCAGGGCTCCGAGAAGGTGGTCACGGAGAACGAGCCAGGGAGCGTTCAGTGTCACGAGCCACCCAAGGAGAAAGGCCAGCCTGTCATGCATTTCCAGGCTGCCTGCAGGAAACTTGGGGatgaagaaaagatggaagatGGAGAACACACTGCAGACGACCCTGGGACTCTTGCTCCCACTCCTCCCTCTCTGAAGCCCACCACGGGTGTCCCCCCGAGTACCCTGCTCCCTGCGCCTTCCAGCCTTTCGCACAGCCCCATCACAGCCATCACCCCAACCGGTGCTTCTCCCACGACCACAAGCACTTCCACATTCTCTTCCACCCCCACCAGCCATGTTCCATCAACCGCTGTTAATGTTCCCACGACAATAACCATGGCTACTTTCACCCTTTCCACCACTGGTGTCATTGTGGAGAGGCCAACCGCAACCTCCAGCGTCCCCACACCAGGCTCCTCgaccaccccccccccaactgccCCACCCAAAACCTCCAGCGTCCCTACCGCAGCGACAGCAACCTCCCCCACCGCTTTTGCTCACAGAAGCACTGCCCCGATGCGCACAGCACCTGTTCCCCAGAGTACTCTGCCTCCGGCAAGGACTGTGGCCAGGCGTCCTCCAAGCACTCTGGCCCTTGTCCCCTCAACCGCGCCCGTCAGAACCTCACCCAGAATTTCTGCCTCCATTTCCACCCGCTACCCTTCTCCACCCCCTTCCTCCAAGCCCGCTGTTCACTgcctctgccctgccctgcccgtcCGGGTTCTTGGAGTGGCCACTCATAAAGGGTCCCCAGCAAACTGGCCAGCTGGCTATTGTTGCCTTCTGCGTCTGATCCTGTATGTTGTCTGCCTGGCGCTTGTGGCCCTGCCAACCCTGGCGGTGCTCTGCTGGCTGGGCTGGGCCTACCTGAGCTGGTACCAACCAGCTCTGCAAGGGGCCCCTGGGGCACGTCTGGTCGGAAACCAGCAATGGCAGAAAGTCACCCCAAAAGAATGGCGGCTGAAGACCGCTGAAGCCCCAAGTCCTATGGCCGGGCCCCAGATCTATCACGTTTGCAAGAAGTTCAGGATTGGCCCTTCCCGCCACGTCACCTGGCTCCTCATCAGCCTGCCAGGGTCTGCCAGTGAGTGGCCCTGGGGACGCGGGCAGGACAGGCTCTCCTCCTACAGCTTGGACCGGGGCAGAGACACCATTGGGGCCGTGAGAGTAAAATATGCTGCGGACTCCTTATAA